One window of the Onthophagus taurus isolate NC unplaced genomic scaffold, IU_Otau_3.0 ScKx7SY_16, whole genome shotgun sequence genome contains the following:
- the LOC111417051 gene encoding uncharacterized protein isoform X5: MFKSEEIPDSLTCWLEELRFRTENYEPSRYFRPNSSEFSLLLCSKQENKEISMHKDSNNSKSVYVRLWECTSSGSGQSSADCKINFAEERPVSTVFQECVEQEFNKRPVKVEKVEFYLTKDVLHWITNLWYSSEEEDEFEEEILDKCTEFDQKHSNSPTRPKPAKFPAIPDDGIGGVELRRSESSSNRKEYAQTIHETTNSIKGFTKGPYKLKGDNNTKLKVDNGKIEIGEHQIQFFSNDCLLRTEMVEGKVEIEKHQITYKTKDGIRTVVFKNPIRNQDSILADSRNFLRKFLRRRSDKHLLEKKGILKNENVFGNKLPVLRDRFEGNAVPPFVKKIMALIEQEDNIKTEYIYRISGNMAVIQKIRLQIDENNIKILDKHVKDVEVLTGTLKLFYRELVDPVLPHKDFEKLNKIMENTKLSPNERSTQVIETINEIESPFKENLKELIEHLLKIESNSSYNKMTLQSLAIVWGPSLIWYQQDKNPDPGYNAVNFSLLANKVVEMIFVSYKMDLQQLTSSEFRGEETKIKEDLAMVPEEKVIERQFSEEGTTKNTMASFVGGIFGLKKTESKEALFGSSWSLSSFGSESKKVNDNPFYDYPFESLPKRENESIPWVVCDILKVLEGKVGTKDLYITSSSKEYMNKFKRRISKKNPDISKMEPLDLAIILLKILKELNDKLVPEEIFLDYCDNYDLPRIKEKGSSKLILRISPKTGN; this comes from the exons ATGTTTAAATCGGAGGAAATTCCCGATAGTTTAACTTGTTGGTTGGAGGAGTTGCGTTTTCGTACGGAAAATTACGAGCCGTCGCGGTATTTTCGACCGAACTCGTCGGAGTTTTCGTTGTTGTTGTGTTcgaaacaagaaaataagGAGATTAGTATGCACAAAGATTCGAATAATTCGAAAAGTGTTTACGTTCGGCTTTGGGAGTGCACGTCGAGCGGTTCCGGGCAAAGTTCGGCcgattgtaaaattaatttcgcgGAAGAACGACCGGTTTCGACCGTTTTTCAAGAATGCGTCGAACAGGAATTTAATAAACGTCCGGTTAAAGTCGAAAAAGTCGAGTTTTATTTAACCAAAGATGTTCTTCACTGGATTACCAATTTGTGGTATAGTAGCGAGGAAGAAGATGAATTTGAagag GAGATTCTTGATAAATGCACGGAATTCGACCAAAAACATTCCAATTCACCGACGAGGCCTAAACCAGCGAAATTCCCGGCGATTCCTGATGATGGCATCGGTGGGGTTGAGTTAAGGAGAAGCGAATCGAGCTCGAATAGGAAGGAATACGCTCAAACTATTCATGAAACTACGAATAGTATTAAAGG tttcACAAAAGGACCATACAAATTAAAAGGTGACAACAACACAAAACTAAAAGTTGACAATGGAAAGATCGAAATCGGAGAGCACCAAATCCAATTTTTCAGCAACGATTGCCTACTCAGGACGGAAATGGTCGAAGGAAAAGTAGAAATCGAAAAACACCAAATCACCTACAAAACGAAAGACGGAATTAGAACcgtcgtttttaaaaatcccaTTCGAAATCAAGACTCGATTTTGGCCGACAGCCGAAACTTTTTGCGCAAATTCTTGAGGCGTCGTTCCGATAAacatttattagaaaaaaagggTATATTAAAGAACGAAAATGTTTTCGGGAATAAATTACCCGTTTTGAGGGATCGTTTTGAAGGAAACGCCGTTCCTCCCtttgtcaaaaaaatcatGGCTTTAATCGAGCAAGAAGATAACATCAAAACGGAGTACATTTATAGGATTTCCGGGAATATGGCtgttatacaaaaaattaggCTACAAATCGACGAgaataacatcaaaattttgGATAAACACGTCAAAGACGTCGAAGTTTTAACCggaactttaaaattattttatagagAATTGGTCGACCCAGTTTTGCCCCATAAAGATTTTGAGAAGCTAAATAAAATCATGG aaaacacaAAGCTTAGCCCAAACGAACGCTCAACCCAAGTAATCGAAACAATAAACGAAATCGAATCCCCTTTTAAAGAGAACCTAAAAGAATTAATCGagcatttattaaaaatcgaatCAAACAGCTCCTACAACAAAATGACCCTACAAAGTTTAGCGATCGTTTGGGGCCCCTCTTTAATTTGGTACCAACAAGATAAAAACCCCGATCCGGGTTACAACGCGgttaattttagtttgttGGCGAATAAAGTGGTGGAAATGATTTTCGTCTCGTACAAAATGGATTTGCAACAATTAACTTCATCC gaatttaGGGGCGAAGAAACTAAGATTAAAGAGGATTTAGCGATGGTTCCGGAAGAAAAAGTAATCGAACGGCAATTTTCGGAAGAAGGAACAACCAAAAATACGATGGCTTCGTTTGTTGGTGGAATTTTCGGGCTTAAAAAGACCGAATCTAAGGAAGCTTTATTTGGGAGCAGTTGGAGTTTAAGCTCGTTTGGATCGGAATCGAAAAAAg ttaatgATAATCCTTTTTATGATTATCCGTTCGAATCTTTGCCGAAGCGCGAAAATGAATCGATCCCGTGGGTGGTTTGCgatattttaaaggttttagAAGGAAAAGTAGGTACGAAAGATCTCTACATAACCTCTTCGAGTAAAGAGTacatgaataaatttaaaaggagGATTTCCAAAAAAAACCCAGATATAAGCAAGATGGAGCCGTTGGATTTAGCGATAATATTGTTAAAGattctaaaagaattaaacGATAAATTAGTCCccgaagaaatatttttggattATTGCGACAATTacg ACTTACCTCGGATCAAAGAAAAAGGCTCGTCGAAACTCATCTTGAGAATCTCCCCAAAGACCGGAAACTAA